The Henckelia pumila isolate YLH828 chromosome 2, ASM3356847v2, whole genome shotgun sequence genome includes a window with the following:
- the LOC140883984 gene encoding probable 2-oxoglutarate-dependent dioxygenase AOP1 isoform X1 — MGSETVKLPFINFSELDQVQSKTPNWESLKNQVKLALQEFGCFEATFDQIPQNLRNSVFKALKQLFELPLPNKLRNRSNKPYHGYVGQYAMVPLYESLGIDSALDPKRMESFTNLMWSEENPDFSRSIQSFSEKLSELDRIVRKMVLESLGLEKYIKEHIESTNYLVRVQKYDFPKGHETELGLSAHTDKNMVTILYQNEVNGLEVLTKDGQWIMVEPSPNSFIVMIGEAFHAWTNGRLHPAFHRVMMTGSVARYSIGLFSVPKEGYIIEAPEEMVDEEHPLLFKPFDHVKFLDFYYSEAGQRSPAALKAYCGR, encoded by the exons ATGGGCTCTGAAACTGTCAAGCTTCCGTTCATCAATTTCTCCGAACTGGATCAAGTTCAAAGCAAAACCCCAAACTGGGAATCTCTGAAAAACCAAGTTAAGTTGGCCCTGCAAGAATTCGGCTGCTTCGAGGCAACATTCGATCAGATTCCTCAAAACCTCCGAAACTCGGTATTCAAAGCGTTGAAGCAGCTGTTTGAGCTCCCTTTACCGAATAAACTTCGAAACAGGTCAAATAAACCCTACCATGGCTATGTTGGACAGTATGCGATGGTGCCACTATATGAAAGCTTGGGCATTGATAGCGCACTCGACCCTAAAAGAATGGAAAGCTTCACCAATCTTATGTGGTCTGAAGAAAACCCTGATTTTAG CAGGAGTATTCAGTCCTTCTCAGAGAAACTATCCGAATTAGATCGAATTGTACGCAAGATGGTTCTTGAAAGCTTGGGacttgaaaaatatataaaagaaCACATAGAGTCGACGAATTACCTTGTTCGTGTTCAAAAATATGATTTCCCAAAAGGCCACGAAACTGAGCTTGGATTATCAGCGCACACAGATAAAAACATGGTGACCATATTGTATCAGAACGAGGTGAATGGATTGGAAGTGTTGACCAAAGATGGACAATGGATCATGGTGGAGCCTTCTCCAAATTCTTTCATTGTCATGATCGGAGAAGCTTTTCAT gcATGGACAAATGGAAGGCTGCATCCAGCATTTCACAGGGTTATGATGACAGGGAGCGTTGCTCGTTATTCAATAGGACTATTTTCAGTACCAAAAGAAGGTTATATCATCGAAGCCCCCGAAGAAATGGTCGATGAAGAGCATCCTTTGCTCTTCAAACCCTTTGATCATGTTAAGTTTCTTGATTTTTACTACTCAGAAGCGGGTCAGAGGTCTCCAGCTGCTCTAAAAGCGTATTGTGGGAGGTGA
- the LOC140883984 gene encoding probable 2-oxoglutarate-dependent dioxygenase AOP1 isoform X2, with amino-acid sequence MGSETVKLPFINFSELDQVQSKTPNWESLKNQVKLALQEFGCFEATFDQIPQNLRNSVFKALKQLFELPLPNKLRNRSNKPYHGYVGQYAMVPLYESLGIDSALDPKRMESFTNLMWSEENPDFRSIQSFSEKLSELDRIVRKMVLESLGLEKYIKEHIESTNYLVRVQKYDFPKGHETELGLSAHTDKNMVTILYQNEVNGLEVLTKDGQWIMVEPSPNSFIVMIGEAFHAWTNGRLHPAFHRVMMTGSVARYSIGLFSVPKEGYIIEAPEEMVDEEHPLLFKPFDHVKFLDFYYSEAGQRSPAALKAYCGR; translated from the exons ATGGGCTCTGAAACTGTCAAGCTTCCGTTCATCAATTTCTCCGAACTGGATCAAGTTCAAAGCAAAACCCCAAACTGGGAATCTCTGAAAAACCAAGTTAAGTTGGCCCTGCAAGAATTCGGCTGCTTCGAGGCAACATTCGATCAGATTCCTCAAAACCTCCGAAACTCGGTATTCAAAGCGTTGAAGCAGCTGTTTGAGCTCCCTTTACCGAATAAACTTCGAAACAGGTCAAATAAACCCTACCATGGCTATGTTGGACAGTATGCGATGGTGCCACTATATGAAAGCTTGGGCATTGATAGCGCACTCGACCCTAAAAGAATGGAAAGCTTCACCAATCTTATGTGGTCTGAAGAAAACCCTGATTTTAG GAGTATTCAGTCCTTCTCAGAGAAACTATCCGAATTAGATCGAATTGTACGCAAGATGGTTCTTGAAAGCTTGGGacttgaaaaatatataaaagaaCACATAGAGTCGACGAATTACCTTGTTCGTGTTCAAAAATATGATTTCCCAAAAGGCCACGAAACTGAGCTTGGATTATCAGCGCACACAGATAAAAACATGGTGACCATATTGTATCAGAACGAGGTGAATGGATTGGAAGTGTTGACCAAAGATGGACAATGGATCATGGTGGAGCCTTCTCCAAATTCTTTCATTGTCATGATCGGAGAAGCTTTTCAT gcATGGACAAATGGAAGGCTGCATCCAGCATTTCACAGGGTTATGATGACAGGGAGCGTTGCTCGTTATTCAATAGGACTATTTTCAGTACCAAAAGAAGGTTATATCATCGAAGCCCCCGAAGAAATGGTCGATGAAGAGCATCCTTTGCTCTTCAAACCCTTTGATCATGTTAAGTTTCTTGATTTTTACTACTCAGAAGCGGGTCAGAGGTCTCCAGCTGCTCTAAAAGCGTATTGTGGGAGGTGA